A single region of the Sciurus carolinensis chromosome 16, mSciCar1.2, whole genome shotgun sequence genome encodes:
- the LOC124967015 gene encoding LOW QUALITY PROTEIN: lymphokine-activated killer T-cell-originated protein kinase-like (The sequence of the model RefSeq protein was modified relative to this genomic sequence to represent the inferred CDS: inserted 1 base in 1 codon), whose protein sequence is MEGTDDFKTPSKLSDKRKSVLCSTPCINIPASPFMQKLGFGTGVNVYLMKRSPRGLSHSPWAMKKINPICSDDYRSIYQKILTDEAKILKNLHHPNIVGYCAFTEANDVSLCLAMEYAGEKSLNDLIEEQNKDSQDAFPAPIILKVALNMARGLKYLHQEKKLLHGDIKSLNVVIKDDFETIKXCDVGVYHWMKMTVIDPEACYTEPWKPKEALEENGIITDKADILAYGLTLWEMMTLSIPHFNFYDDDHHQDKTFDESDFNDEAYYAALGTRPPINMEGLDESYQKVIELFSVNTNEDPKDRPSAAQIVEALELEGQ, encoded by the exons ATGGAAGGAACTGATGATTTCAAGACACCAAGCAAATTATCTGATAAAAGGAAATCTGTGTTATGTTCAACTCCATGTATAAATATTCCTGCCTCTCCATTTATGCAGAAGCTTGGCTTTGGGACTGGGGTAAATGTTTACCTAATGAAAAGATCTCCAAGAGGTTTGTCTCATTCTCCTTGGGCTATGAAAAAGATTAATCCCATATGTAGTGATGATTATCGGAGTATATATCAAAAGATACTAACTGATGAGGCTAAGATTTTGAAGAACCTTCATCATCCAAACATTGTAGGTTATTGTGCTTTTACTGAAGCCAATGATGTCAGTCTGTGCCTTGCTATGGAGTATGCAGGTGAAAAGTCTCTAAATGATTTAAtagaagagcaaaataaagacagcCAAGATGCTTTTCCAGCacctataattttaaaagttgctttgaACATGGCAAGAGGGCTAAAGTATCTGCACCAAGAAAAGAAACTGCTTCATGGAGACATAAAGTCTTTAAATGTTGTAATTAAAGATGATTTTGAAACAATTA TCTGTGATGTTGGAGTCTACCACTGGATGAAAATGACTGTGATTGATCCTGAGGCCTGTTATACTGAGCCTTGGAAGCCCAAGGAAGCTTTGGAGGAAAATGGCATCATTACTGATAAGGCAGACATACTTGCATATGGCCTTACTCTGTGGGAAATGATGACTTTATCTATTCCacactttaatttttatgatgatgACCATCATCAAGATAAAACTTTTGATGAAAGTGACTTCAATGATGAGGCATATTATGCAGCATTGGGAACCAGGCCACCTATTAATATGGAAGGACTGGATGAATCCTACCAGAAAGTAATTGAACTCTTCTCTGTAAACACTAATGAAGATCCTAAAGATCGTCCTTCTGCTGCACAAATTGTTGAAGCTTTAGAACTAGAAGGCCAGTGA